A region of the Panicum virgatum strain AP13 unplaced genomic scaffold, P.virgatum_v5 scaffold_199, whole genome shotgun sequence genome:
atcttgtaaacccatttacagcctactgttttggctcctttaggaatttcctctaagtcccaaacatcattggaactcattgatttcatctcatccttcatagcttccagccatttagatgagtgaatacttctcatggcttcttcatatgaagtgggatcaccctccatatgaacctcttctgtattataaacttcatagtcgctagaaatagctgaccttctttctctttgtgaccttctaagggccactgcttgtggcacattttgtgcctcaacttctggcatattttccatagggggctgtagcacctcctcctcatgtccaaTCGCGGGTTCAGGCGGTTCCTGGATAACAGGTTCCAAAGCTTCGCTCACtgttggtatgggtggagttgcgacaggtgttgacaccgtaataactggaatagttggcgcagcaacaaccgaagaaggtactgacgtcactatttcaggaacttttggtgcagcatcaacaggtagtgagaaaaatggctcttgaatcataggagtaggcacatacacccgcttctcctcaagatcaatttctctaggtaccatgctccccctgatcatttcactttctagaaagacagcatgtctcgtttctacaaactttgtatgtctgtttgggcagtagaaacgaaaacctttcgacttttcaggatagcctataaaatggcagcttacagttttgggatccagttttccaatatttggattaaacactttagcctcagctgggctcccccagacccgtaggtgagtcagtgagggttctcttcctgtccatagctcatacggcgttttgggcaccgatttgcttggcactctgttgagaatatggatggcggtttttaacgcctccatccacagactcaatggcaatgtggaataactcatcatactgcgcaccatatccattagtgtacggttgcgcctttcagctactccattttgctgaggctcccccggcgtagagtattgggcaactataccattttcctgtaaaaacctcgcaaaaggtccaggaacttgtccataaggggtatgtcgaccgtagtactcccctccacggtctgatcttactattttaattcttttgtcaagctgattttcaacctcagctttgaatattttaaatttatccaatgcttcagatctttctttgattggataaatgtagccatagtgggagtaatcgtctgtgaatgttatgaacgaatcatagccatccacacttttcacaggaaacggtccacatatatcagtgtgaattatttctaacgttcctgcacttcgtttggcaccctttttaatttgctttacaaattttcctttaatgcattcaacgcattgttcaaaatcagagaactctagctgtggaagaatttcacttttcactaatctttcaattctccccctcgaaatatggcctaaacgacagtgccataatttcgatgaagtatcttgagttctctttcttttctttgtttctttctctgacaaggattcattcacattcacattacatacagaatgcactttatcacgcatagataataaataaagatcattgtaaaggatagcatcaccaatacaattattatcaaaccatagttcacatttgccattcgcaaaatgacaaccaaaaccatctgtgtctaagcgtgatacactgatcaagtttctttgaagcgaaggaacaaataaaacatcttttaatacaagcatgaaaccattaactagctcgatggagacatcgccaacagcttcaacatctgcttgtactccgttcgcgactttaatttgtctttcgcttcttagcgtagtccttgtcgaacggaatccctgtaaagaatttgcaacatgcacagttgcaccagaatcaatccaccaagtagatttagaaaactttaaatacagggattcattaacaaatgaaattatattctcaccattctttgccattatcatctttaaataagcgggacaatctgctttgcgatgccccttgtcaaaacagtggaagcactcatctggagctggagtgcgctgttgctgacgctgttgctgatacttctgtggcataggggctttgtctttagctttagatgaagaagcagcttggaaaggccttttcttgttattatgcacaaaattgacagacccaccattctgtttcttgagtctatcttcctcttgtgcacacattgcaattgccttttccatgttccacttctctggctgtgagttatagtttacaacgaacgttgcaaactcttttggcagagaggcgaacaccaggtgcaccataaactcttctttgaggtccaagtccattggtttgagcttggagttcaaagcacacatccccatgatatgatctcttatcgtaccggcattgccatagtacctTTTTGTGATcaactgctctatgatctgtgtagcataagtctttgaagaaccagtaaactgattctttatctttgcaaggtactcagcagctgaatcacattctccaattgaacccaaaatgttaggatcaattgtgttctttataactgccacacatttcttgttggcgttattccactttgtcttttcgagatcataagccatctttaagggagcatagtccctttgctttttctgccactcagcatcagtgtcagattcccctctcactggagccggtggctcagtgggctttggagtggtgatgatctcatccacctctccacagacgaaagcaagatcaaccttcttgatccattcgccatagttgtctccttttaAAGTCGGAATGTGactgatgaatcccatcaagttcatccccgctgaaaatttcaaaaaatagtgagaacataataacaataattgcatgtaaaattccaacgttggtcaaaatagaacatacaactgtttatgcaattaaatctatatcaccgttgggcagaaatagaagtaaatgcacaaaaactatgaaattacagtattgtaattaacaacgttggtcagaaaaataacaataccataatgctcaaaaataatcttttaaccatgctcttaaactttaattgtctcgttggttcgaattaaagtaAAGAGCAACTGTAATGacttttgcagcggaaacaagtagaaaatttctattttcagaagcaaTACTGTGAACTTTTAGCTCTAAACAata
Encoded here:
- the LOC120693906 gene encoding uncharacterized protein LOC120693906 — protein: MGMCALNSKLKPMDLDLKEEFMVHLVFASLPKEFATFVVNYNSQPEKWNMEKAIAMCAQEEDRLKKQNGGSVNFVHNNKKRPFQAASSSKAKDKAPMPQKYQQQRQQQRTPAPDECFHCFDKGHRKADCPAYLKMIMAKNGIPFDKDYAKKRKTN